From the genome of Sulfurovum sp. NBC37-1, one region includes:
- a CDS encoding NADH-quinone oxidoreductase subunit C, with product MRKYTPKDNVQKKSYYTDRYWVAPRVPQTEVEEGSHFADVVKALGRKAKESYVSVGQLVIHIKATDNFDVMKTLKETCGYTQCSEQSAVDYLAQDGEFELFWQLLNITEAKRVRVTTRIKENEAIESIQPLFRSANFAEREMFDMFGIKVNNHPFLKRILMPDDWEGHPLLKTYPLHGDEFASWYEVDKIFGKEYRDVIGPENRDPARIDRYDTKRFSRVGYEVPFGADISEGEKENPIEYSETILVDYTKKSGKQLDERR from the coding sequence ATGAGAAAATATACTCCAAAAGACAACGTACAGAAAAAATCATACTATACGGACAGATACTGGGTGGCACCGCGTGTACCTCAGACGGAAGTGGAAGAGGGAAGCCACTTTGCAGATGTGGTCAAAGCACTGGGCAGAAAAGCAAAAGAGTCTTATGTTTCTGTCGGGCAGCTTGTCATCCACATTAAAGCAACAGACAATTTCGATGTCATGAAAACCCTTAAAGAGACATGCGGTTATACACAGTGCTCAGAACAGTCGGCGGTAGATTACCTGGCACAGGACGGCGAGTTCGAACTTTTCTGGCAGCTGCTGAATATTACGGAAGCCAAAAGAGTCAGAGTGACTACGCGTATTAAAGAAAATGAAGCGATCGAGAGTATTCAACCGCTTTTCAGGTCAGCGAACTTTGCTGAGCGTGAAATGTTCGATATGTTCGGTATCAAGGTCAACAACCATCCGTTCCTCAAGCGTATCCTTATGCCGGATGACTGGGAAGGACATCCTCTTCTGAAAACATATCCGTTACATGGTGACGAGTTCGCTTCCTGGTATGAAGTTGACAAGATCTTCGGTAAAGAGTACAGAGATGTGATCGGGCCTGAGAACAGAGACCCTGCACGTATCGACAGATACGATACAAAACGTTTCTCCAGAGTCGGCTATGAAGTGCCGTTCGGTGCAGATATTTCCGAGGGAGAAAAAGAGAATCCGATCGAGTACAGCGAAACGATCCTTGTGGATTACACTAAAAAATCCGGTAAACAGCTGGATGAGCGAAGATAA
- a CDS encoding NuoB/complex I 20 kDa subunit family protein → MAQHQVNYASAAGLPIALTSVDKLVNWGRSNSLWPLTYGLACCAIEMMASGASRYDFDRMGTIFRASPRQADVMILAGTLSKKHSEFARRLYDQMTEPKWVISMGSCANTGGMFNTYATVQGVDRIIPVDIYLPGCAPRPETLQYALMMLQKKIRRESANMNNNTKQNLRLV, encoded by the coding sequence ATGGCACAGCATCAAGTAAATTACGCCTCAGCAGCAGGCTTGCCGATAGCATTGACTTCGGTAGACAAATTGGTAAACTGGGGGCGTTCAAACTCGCTCTGGCCGTTGACATACGGACTCGCATGTTGTGCGATCGAAATGATGGCATCAGGTGCGTCACGTTACGACTTCGACAGAATGGGTACGATCTTCAGGGCTTCCCCGAGACAGGCAGATGTCATGATCCTGGCAGGAACGCTTTCCAAGAAGCACTCTGAATTCGCAAGAAGACTGTATGACCAGATGACTGAACCGAAATGGGTCATCTCTATGGGTTCTTGTGCAAACACAGGCGGCATGTTCAACACCTATGCAACCGTGCAGGGGGTTGACAGAATTATTCCTGTTGATATTTACCTTCCGGGGTGTGCACCAAGACCTGAAACGCTTCAGTATGCACTGATGATGCTTCAGAAGAAGATCAGAAGAGAGTCTGCAAATATGAATAACAATACAAAACAGAATTTGAGGTTGGTGTAA
- a CDS encoding NAD(P)H-quinone oxidoreductase subunit 3 produces the protein MTHVITEHPYFGVFVLFALTAVAFPATLMLARIVSRKLAKLDTEKLKLTIYECGPEVTKQPNTISAQFYLIALLFILFDVEIIFMFPWAIDFKLLGWFGFAEMILFIVLLAIGFVYAWKKGALEWHSIK, from the coding sequence ATGACTCATGTAATTACAGAACACCCGTATTTTGGTGTATTTGTTCTATTTGCTCTGACAGCCGTTGCATTTCCTGCAACACTGATGTTGGCACGTATCGTCAGTAGAAAACTGGCCAAACTCGATACCGAAAAGCTAAAGCTCACCATCTATGAGTGTGGGCCGGAAGTCACCAAGCAGCCGAACACTATCTCGGCGCAGTTCTACCTGATCGCACTTCTTTTCATCCTGTTCGATGTGGAAATTATCTTTATGTTTCCATGGGCGATCGACTTTAAACTGCTTGGCTGGTTCGGATTTGCGGAGATGATACTATTTATAGTACTACTTGCGATCGGTTTTGTATATGCATGGAAGAAAGGAGCACTTGAATGGCACAGCATCAAGTAA
- a CDS encoding rhodanese-like domain-containing protein translates to MKKPMNVLYWVAMIALIFYFAYTKGWILANFDSITAKQAETLLVNDDNVTLLDVRSIPEYKIGHVRGAKLIPLGKLEANLDKLKSDKNKKIIVYCRSGNRSVAASRILEKHGFVPLNVKQGMIGLLGTDLEIVK, encoded by the coding sequence GTGAAAAAGCCGATGAACGTACTCTACTGGGTCGCCATGATCGCCCTAATTTTCTATTTTGCCTACACCAAAGGGTGGATACTGGCCAATTTTGACTCCATCACAGCCAAACAGGCAGAGACCCTACTTGTGAACGATGACAATGTCACGCTTTTGGACGTCAGAAGTATCCCCGAGTACAAAATCGGCCATGTCAGAGGCGCAAAACTGATCCCTCTGGGAAAACTCGAAGCAAACCTGGACAAACTCAAATCCGACAAAAACAAAAAGATCATCGTCTACTGCCGCAGCGGAAACCGAAGCGTCGCGGCATCACGCATATTGGAGAAACACGGTTTCGTACCACTCAACGTGAAACAGGGGATGATCGGCCTGCTGGGGACCGACCTGGAGATCGTGAAGTAG
- a CDS encoding Eco57I restriction-modification methylase domain-containing protein, with protein MSLFQNSVLRNYLRNMDTASVSKAYETYKQEFLSKIANIKTSKEEQYQYGFLDDLFVKVLGYTLNPSPGYDLIAEQKNVSDSKKADGAILKDGKVIAVIELKSTKTKSMDKIVDQAFNYKNNHPACKYIITSNFEKLRFYVEYSDRYEEFNLFMLDEERFGLFYYLLNKEKLFADIPLKLKQDSKLQEESISNELYKKYAGLRLNLFENIIENNPQTDRHLLLEKTQTILDRMVFIFFAEDRGILPPNTIQSIIDHYKGDIEDRDLWHFYKIYFKAINQGNKKLNIPEYNGGLFAADEVLESLKIDNHVIDACPLALSAYDFNTDIDVNILGHIFENSLNDIEELKARINDTDFDASKSKRKKDGVFYTPEYITRYIVDNTLGKLCQAKKEALGLDDVEIEVPKNPKKLNKTETKLKEALEAYREYLLGLKILDPACGSGAFLNQALNHLLEEHDFIDEGIRTLMGGSVLGLYDVKKGILENNLYGVDINAEAVEIAKLSLWLRTVESGRKLNKLADKIKVGNSLIDDKSVAEDAFVWEEEFPEVFGADASASEKELQKGEAEASLPRGGFDVVIGNPPYVRQELLSAEDKDFFKNHYQTYHGTADLYVYFYEKAFSLLKENGHMSYISSSSYFKSGSGANLRKYLKYNTVIEKLIDFGDDTVFEEATTYPVIFIGRKNNEDNNYISTYIKDSSDMQEIEQYSKGKMHQSRLNDNRWQLADESILKLYDKIKSNKFTLKEYIKNDIFRGVLTGLNEAFVIRKEIRDRLIVEDIRNAEILKPFFAGQDLGRYKTPVADKYLLLFPKGWTREQSGLTDESDAWNWLKDHNPSLYSWLEPFAEKGRKRYDKGEFWWELRACDYYEVFEKPKIFYPDMSQGPKFCLDLSGSYSTNTTYLIPGDDLFLLGILNSKLCWFYLKSICEALRGGQWRLRLFTQNIEQIPVAEFTNVVKKKIMEEYVEKIIKLNQLLETKKHKFLNRLTDNYDLDKPSKKLEAFYELDFKTFLKELKKKKITLTLKEQDEWEEYFNEHKTELLELQRQIDNTDKEIDKMVYELYGLTEEEIAVVEGND; from the coding sequence ATGTCCCTGTTCCAAAACTCCGTCCTCCGAAACTACCTGAGAAATATGGACACAGCTTCTGTGTCAAAGGCATACGAGACCTACAAACAAGAATTCCTCTCAAAAATAGCCAATATCAAAACCTCAAAGGAAGAGCAGTATCAGTACGGATTTCTGGATGATCTTTTTGTCAAGGTCTTGGGCTATACGCTCAATCCTTCGCCGGGGTATGACCTTATAGCCGAACAGAAAAATGTCAGCGACAGTAAGAAAGCGGATGGTGCGATACTTAAAGATGGCAAGGTCATCGCCGTCATCGAACTCAAATCAACCAAAACCAAATCCATGGACAAGATCGTTGATCAGGCGTTCAACTACAAGAACAACCATCCTGCCTGTAAATACATCATCACTTCCAACTTTGAGAAGCTTCGCTTTTATGTGGAGTATTCGGACAGATATGAAGAGTTCAACCTTTTTATGCTGGATGAGGAGCGTTTTGGGCTGTTCTACTATCTGCTCAACAAAGAAAAACTCTTTGCCGATATTCCTCTAAAGCTGAAACAGGATTCCAAACTCCAGGAAGAGAGCATCTCCAACGAGCTTTACAAAAAATATGCCGGGCTTAGGCTCAATCTTTTTGAAAACATCATTGAGAACAACCCGCAGACAGACCGGCATCTTTTGCTTGAAAAGACGCAGACCATCCTGGACCGTATGGTGTTCATCTTCTTTGCCGAAGACCGGGGCATCCTTCCTCCCAACACCATTCAGTCCATCATAGACCATTACAAAGGCGACATCGAAGACCGTGACCTGTGGCATTTTTACAAGATCTACTTCAAAGCGATCAATCAGGGTAACAAAAAACTGAACATCCCCGAATACAATGGCGGGCTTTTTGCCGCCGATGAGGTGCTTGAAAGTTTGAAGATCGACAATCATGTCATCGATGCCTGCCCTCTGGCGCTGAGTGCCTACGACTTCAATACCGACATCGATGTGAATATTCTCGGGCATATCTTTGAGAACTCGCTCAACGACATCGAAGAGCTAAAAGCGCGTATCAACGATACCGATTTTGACGCGTCAAAGTCCAAACGGAAGAAAGACGGTGTTTTTTACACGCCGGAGTACATCACGAGGTACATCGTCGACAATACACTGGGAAAACTCTGTCAGGCCAAAAAAGAGGCACTTGGATTGGATGACGTGGAGATAGAGGTGCCGAAGAACCCCAAAAAGCTCAACAAAACAGAGACGAAGCTAAAAGAGGCACTCGAAGCCTATCGTGAATATCTACTCGGACTCAAGATACTCGACCCCGCCTGCGGTTCGGGCGCATTTCTCAATCAGGCACTGAATCATTTGTTGGAAGAGCATGACTTCATAGACGAGGGTATCAGGACACTGATGGGCGGTTCTGTGCTTGGGCTCTACGATGTCAAAAAAGGCATTCTGGAGAACAACCTCTACGGAGTCGATATCAACGCCGAAGCCGTGGAAATCGCCAAACTCTCTTTGTGGCTCAGAACGGTGGAAAGCGGAAGAAAGCTCAACAAATTGGCAGACAAGATAAAGGTAGGGAATTCACTCATAGATGACAAGTCTGTGGCAGAAGATGCCTTTGTCTGGGAAGAGGAGTTCCCGGAAGTCTTTGGAGCCGATGCTTCAGCTTCGGAAAAAGAGTTGCAGAAGGGTGAAGCTGAAGCATCACTTCCAAGAGGCGGCTTTGATGTGGTGATCGGGAATCCGCCGTATGTACGGCAGGAGCTTTTAAGTGCTGAAGACAAAGACTTTTTTAAAAATCATTATCAAACCTATCATGGTACGGCGGACCTGTATGTGTACTTTTATGAAAAGGCATTCTCTCTCCTCAAAGAAAATGGACATATGTCATATATCTCTTCAAGTTCTTATTTCAAAAGCGGTAGTGGAGCAAATTTACGTAAATATCTAAAGTATAATACAGTCATAGAAAAGTTGATAGATTTTGGGGATGATACGGTATTTGAAGAGGCTACCACATATCCGGTGATTTTTATTGGTCGCAAAAACAACGAGGACAATAACTATATTTCGACCTATATTAAAGATAGTTCTGATATGCAGGAAATTGAGCAGTATAGTAAAGGGAAAATGCATCAAAGTAGACTTAATGATAATCGCTGGCAGTTGGCAGATGAATCGATATTGAAACTTTATGACAAGATTAAGTCAAATAAGTTTACATTGAAAGAATATATTAAAAATGATATATTCAGAGGTGTTCTAACTGGTCTAAATGAAGCCTTTGTAATTCGCAAGGAAATAAGAGATAGATTGATAGTCGAGGATATTCGTAATGCAGAGATATTAAAGCCTTTTTTTGCAGGACAGGATCTTGGCAGATACAAAACACCTGTTGCGGATAAGTACTTATTATTATTCCCAAAAGGCTGGACAAGGGAACAGTCAGGATTAACAGATGAATCTGATGCGTGGAATTGGCTGAAAGACCACAATCCGTCGCTATACAGCTGGCTGGAGCCATTTGCAGAAAAAGGACGTAAGCGTTACGACAAGGGTGAGTTTTGGTGGGAACTGAGAGCGTGTGACTATTATGAAGTATTTGAGAAGCCAAAAATCTTTTATCCTGATATGTCGCAAGGTCCAAAGTTTTGTCTGGACCTGAGCGGCTCCTATTCAACAAACACCACTTATCTTATACCGGGAGATGATCTGTTTTTATTGGGCATTTTAAACTCAAAACTATGCTGGTTTTATCTAAAAAGTATTTGCGAAGCATTGCGGGGAGGTCAGTGGCGATTAAGACTGTTTACACAAAATATTGAGCAGATACCAGTAGCTGAGTTTACAAATGTAGTTAAGAAAAAAATAATGGAAGAGTATGTTGAAAAAATTATAAAATTAAACCAATTGTTGGAAACAAAAAAACATAAATTCCTCAACCGCCTCACCGACAACTACGACCTCGACAAACCCAGCAAAAAACTCGAAGCCTTCTACGAGCTCGACTTCAAAACCTTCCTCAAAGAACTCAAAAAGAAAAAGATCACCCTCACCCTCAAGGAGCAGGACGAATGGGAGGAGTATTTCAATGAGCACAAAACAGAACTTCTGGAATTGCAACGACAAATTGACAACACCGACAAAGAGATTGACAAAATGGTGTATGAACTCTACGGATTGACGGAAGAAGAGATTGCCGTGGTGGAGGGGAATGATTGA
- a CDS encoding REP-associated tyrosine transposase, translating into MADYKRIFQNGYSYFITMVTHRRKPFLIKHIDILRKSFQLSKKNYDYRIAAIVIMPDHLHMIITPKNVEEYPKIISHIKRSFVYGLDHAIKVKAKMTLNQSPYRRKHSGIWQKRYYEHTIRNEKDMLEKMQYMYHNPVKHGYVDEPNQWEYSSFRFKRK; encoded by the coding sequence ATGGCAGATTACAAACGAATATTCCAAAACGGATATAGCTATTTCATTACCATGGTAACACACAGACGGAAACCTTTTCTGATAAAACATATTGACATTCTCCGTAAAAGTTTTCAGCTGAGCAAAAAAAACTATGATTACCGTATTGCCGCGATTGTAATCATGCCCGACCATCTCCATATGATCATTACACCCAAAAATGTTGAAGAGTACCCCAAAATTATATCCCATATCAAAAGAAGTTTTGTGTATGGTTTGGATCATGCAATCAAGGTAAAAGCCAAAATGACGTTAAACCAATCTCCTTATCGGAGAAAACATTCAGGTATTTGGCAAAAACGCTATTACGAACATACCATCCGAAATGAAAAAGATATGTTGGAAAAGATGCAATACATGTATCATAACCCGGTCAAGCACGGATATGTCGATGAACCGAACCAATGGGAATATTCGTCATTTCGATTTAAACGTAAATGA
- a CDS encoding ATP-binding protein, producing the protein MKYLIDFIEAKEVEKTSIYTHLKCTKTEAELVQYVCRRYVKGIEEVPVLELLQDNFPDKGHAYLNQLGLVKNLLDLGWFIQMSFGQVKAHETSQIEILNTSVTPSISLLRLLEEGSLEIYLPEIKPYTDHLEYLQDQFDMVALLHKIATFKQGFADNSLSIGRLKNKLTLLTTRIQERVKITETPIVVEEFFKEKGLDEKEQRIFLALLKEEYSGGEGQFRDMNTLIELISFDEYEKIKNRALLEDGAKLITEDIIDYEEILNMFGGVSRSFYLQEEVMQRIIHPKKKKKVTKLKLDALVQEQELFEYLKPATTLDDVVLHPKTRETLNNVVKQVDKEVFKKLKEWGIKDKRKGIDARIIFYGAAGTGKTMTAMSLAKTLKRPILSFDCSKILSMYVGESEKNVRRIFDDFKELSKKAKVDPILLLNEADQFLSSRSEGAGSSADKMHNQMQNIFLEQIEKFEGILIATTNLLGNIDKAFSRRFNYKIEFKKPGKKQRLRLWQFMLPEKADYAEDFDVEALAKYELTGGQINLVIRNTAYKVAVREESVFSNRDFLEEIEKELGSSFDGAKSMGFKV; encoded by the coding sequence TTGAAATATCTTATTGATTTTATTGAAGCAAAAGAGGTAGAAAAAACCTCGATCTATACACATTTGAAATGTACGAAAACAGAGGCGGAACTGGTGCAGTATGTCTGCCGCCGTTATGTCAAAGGCATAGAAGAAGTGCCTGTGCTCGAACTTCTGCAGGACAACTTTCCGGACAAAGGCCACGCCTACCTGAACCAACTTGGACTGGTCAAGAATCTGCTCGATCTGGGCTGGTTCATTCAGATGAGTTTCGGTCAGGTCAAAGCGCATGAAACATCACAGATAGAGATACTCAACACCTCCGTAACGCCGAGCATCTCCCTTCTGCGTCTCCTCGAAGAGGGCTCTCTGGAGATCTATCTTCCCGAGATCAAGCCCTACACCGACCATCTGGAGTATCTTCAGGACCAGTTCGACATGGTGGCCCTGCTGCACAAGATCGCAACCTTCAAACAGGGCTTTGCGGATAACTCCCTGAGCATCGGCCGATTGAAGAACAAGTTGACACTCTTGACAACACGTATACAGGAACGCGTGAAGATTACTGAAACGCCTATCGTGGTGGAAGAGTTCTTCAAGGAGAAAGGACTCGATGAAAAGGAACAGCGCATCTTCCTCGCCCTCCTGAAAGAGGAATACAGCGGAGGAGAAGGACAGTTCAGAGACATGAACACGCTTATAGAACTGATCTCCTTCGACGAATACGAGAAGATCAAGAACCGTGCCCTGCTTGAAGATGGAGCAAAGCTCATTACCGAAGATATCATCGACTATGAAGAGATACTCAATATGTTCGGTGGTGTGAGCCGTTCTTTCTATCTGCAGGAAGAAGTGATGCAGCGGATCATTCATCCCAAGAAAAAAAAGAAGGTCACCAAACTCAAGCTCGATGCGCTGGTGCAGGAACAGGAGCTTTTCGAATATCTCAAGCCTGCCACGACGCTCGATGATGTCGTGCTTCACCCCAAAACAAGAGAGACTCTGAACAATGTTGTCAAACAGGTTGACAAAGAGGTTTTCAAGAAACTCAAAGAGTGGGGTATCAAAGACAAGCGAAAAGGCATCGATGCGCGCATCATTTTCTACGGTGCAGCAGGTACGGGGAAAACGATGACAGCGATGAGTTTGGCAAAGACCCTCAAACGTCCCATTCTCTCTTTTGACTGTTCGAAGATCCTTTCCATGTATGTGGGGGAGAGTGAAAAGAATGTCAGGCGTATCTTCGACGACTTCAAGGAGTTGAGTAAAAAAGCAAAGGTCGATCCCATACTGCTGCTCAACGAAGCCGACCAGTTCCTTAGTTCCCGAAGCGAAGGGGCAGGCTCTTCGGCAGATAAGATGCACAACCAGATGCAGAACATCTTCCTCGAGCAGATAGAGAAGTTCGAAGGTATCCTCATTGCGACCACGAACCTTCTCGGGAATATCGATAAAGCTTTCTCGAGACGCTTCAACTACAAGATAGAGTTCAAAAAACCCGGTAAAAAACAGCGCCTGAGACTCTGGCAGTTCATGCTCCCCGAAAAAGCGGACTATGCGGAAGATTTCGATGTCGAAGCACTGGCAAAATACGAACTCACCGGCGGACAGATCAACCTTGTCATCCGAAACACTGCCTACAAAGTCGCCGTCAGAGAAGAAAGTGTCTTTTCCAACCGGGACTTCCTCGAAGAGATAGAAAAAGAGCTTGGCAGCAGTTTCGACGGAGCGAAGAGTATGGGGTTTAAGGTATAA
- a CDS encoding DUF1566 domain-containing protein, translating into MSRILMTLLALSAFASAEITMIKDPKTNLMWEDTPHVRETKITQPRAKEYCSELQLGGYSDWRLPTIHELLTIVDYNRVSPAIPKAFSYIEDESFYWTSTRVADEDDAFWGVNFKRGASSKASEYYDRYVRCVRDIK; encoded by the coding sequence ATGTCAAGAATTCTAATGACCCTTTTGGCGCTCTCAGCCTTTGCCTCGGCAGAGATAACGATGATCAAAGACCCGAAGACCAACCTGATGTGGGAAGACACCCCGCATGTCAGAGAAACCAAGATCACACAGCCCCGCGCAAAGGAGTATTGCAGCGAACTCCAACTGGGGGGATACAGTGACTGGCGACTTCCAACGATACACGAACTGCTTACGATCGTAGATTATAACCGTGTTTCTCCGGCCATTCCCAAAGCATTCTCCTATATTGAAGATGAATCCTTTTACTGGACGAGTACCCGTGTGGCAGACGAGGACGATGCCTTCTGGGGCGTGAACTTCAAACGCGGTGCCAGCTCCAAAGCTTCTGAGTATTATGACCGCTATGTACGCTGTGTAAGGGATATTAAGTAA
- a CDS encoding HPr family phosphocarrier protein → MSLFDRFFPKSQSSILHITSQNGFHLRPAARFAAEAKKFNASIEAETRGKSVNAKQVNALLSLNLEQGDHFELTCKGKDAKEAIEQLEAFFHILMEDDRENESIKKEETAYESPVIDAEIISRGVVIAPAFRYKEETVKKECDLNFSEALAKSLEELETLFETHKANEDAAIYLAQKELLSAIAKDVDSLEEFELTIEEESARLVGSKMAAKITDYKDILQRMRKQMGIETEMILPETPSILLAEELLPSQIERLKESNAEGVVLKETTLTSHTAILLRGSGIPSLIADYSPLKEGSGIIMDANSGLIVMEPTTKDIQKAKERQKDDQAQKDIASQKRFEKALTRTQKQIRVFANVIDAVSAKIAKEEGAEGIGLLRTEFLFKEKQPTLEEQADAYREIFELFDEITVRTLDVGGDKKLPYLSLPHEENPFLGIRGIRLYKTHPQLMEEQLHAIFLAANGRPLKVMFPMVSTVEEFMEAKEFALQTAKKHNIDVSAIHFGIMVEVPSVLFLIKEFNKVVDFYSIGSNDLTQYLFAMERTHPSLKVDEHSPVVYDAIRTVVKQADKPVSICGELAAEPEAIGKLLKIGIETLSVSPKSIAATKEEIRHV, encoded by the coding sequence ATGTCCCTTTTTGACAGGTTTTTTCCCAAAAGTCAGAGCAGTATACTGCACATTACCTCCCAAAACGGATTTCATCTCCGTCCTGCAGCACGTTTTGCGGCAGAAGCCAAAAAATTCAATGCTTCTATCGAAGCTGAAACACGGGGAAAAAGTGTCAATGCAAAACAGGTCAATGCCCTTCTTTCGCTCAACCTTGAACAGGGTGACCATTTTGAATTGACCTGCAAGGGAAAAGATGCCAAAGAAGCCATCGAACAGCTCGAAGCATTCTTTCATATCTTGATGGAAGATGACAGAGAGAATGAAAGTATAAAAAAAGAAGAGACCGCGTATGAAAGCCCTGTCATAGATGCAGAGATCATTTCAAGAGGTGTAGTCATCGCGCCTGCCTTCAGGTACAAGGAGGAGACGGTCAAAAAAGAGTGTGATCTAAACTTTTCTGAAGCCCTTGCAAAAAGCCTTGAAGAGCTCGAAACACTTTTTGAAACACATAAAGCAAATGAAGATGCCGCCATCTATCTTGCGCAAAAAGAACTTTTAAGCGCCATTGCGAAAGATGTCGATTCCCTCGAAGAGTTCGAACTGACCATCGAAGAGGAGTCCGCCCGTCTGGTCGGGAGCAAAATGGCAGCAAAGATCACCGACTACAAAGATATCCTGCAGCGCATGCGGAAACAGATGGGCATAGAGACAGAAATGATCCTGCCTGAAACTCCCTCTATTCTTTTGGCTGAAGAACTTCTCCCCAGCCAGATAGAGCGGCTCAAAGAGAGTAACGCTGAAGGGGTGGTGCTCAAGGAGACGACACTGACCTCCCATACGGCTATTCTGCTTCGGGGAAGCGGTATTCCCTCCCTCATTGCCGATTACAGTCCTCTTAAAGAGGGAAGCGGGATCATCATGGATGCCAACAGCGGGCTCATCGTCATGGAGCCGACAACCAAAGATATTCAGAAAGCGAAAGAACGTCAAAAGGATGATCAGGCACAGAAAGATATTGCTTCACAGAAACGTTTTGAAAAGGCATTAACACGTACCCAGAAACAGATCAGAGTCTTTGCCAATGTGATAGACGCCGTTTCTGCAAAAATTGCAAAAGAAGAAGGCGCCGAAGGAATCGGTCTGCTGCGTACCGAGTTTCTCTTCAAAGAGAAGCAGCCTACACTCGAAGAACAGGCCGATGCCTACAGGGAGATATTTGAACTCTTTGACGAGATCACGGTACGTACCCTCGATGTGGGAGGGGACAAAAAACTGCCCTACCTTAGCCTTCCCCACGAAGAGAACCCTTTTCTTGGCATCAGGGGGATCCGGCTTTACAAGACGCATCCGCAGCTGATGGAAGAACAGCTCCATGCGATCTTCCTTGCCGCCAACGGGCGCCCACTCAAAGTGATGTTTCCCATGGTCAGCACCGTCGAAGAGTTTATGGAAGCAAAAGAATTTGCTCTGCAGACAGCAAAGAAGCATAATATTGATGTTTCTGCCATACACTTTGGCATCATGGTCGAAGTCCCTTCCGTACTCTTCCTGATCAAAGAATTCAACAAAGTCGTAGATTTTTATTCCATCGGGAGCAATGACCTGACCCAGTATCTCTTCGCCATGGAGAGAACCCATCCCTCGCTCAAGGTGGACGAACACTCTCCCGTTGTCTATGATGCTATCAGGACCGTTGTCAAGCAGGCGGACAAGCCGGTCAGTATCTGCGGAGAGCTTGCCGCCGAGCCCGAAGCCATCGGAAAGCTGCTGAAGATCGGCATCGAGACACTGAGCGTATCACCAAAAAGCATTGCAGCGACCAAGGAGGAGATCAGACATGTTTAG